In Candidatus Babeliales bacterium, the genomic stretch CAACCTTTACACCTTCATCCGCCAGTAACTCCATAACTTCCATAGGGCTGACTGAACCATAAAGTTTACCGTCGTCGTGAACCTTACGTTTGAGGATTAGTTTTAGTGACCGAATTTTTTCTGCAAGCATTGAGGTTTCAGTTGCGATCGCAGTTTTACGGTCTTGTATTACTTTTACACGCTTTGCAAAGCTTGATTCGTTGTGGGGTGTTACCTGTTCGGCCAATTTTTTAGGGAATAGATAGTTCGCTGCAAATCCATCTGAGACTTTGACCATTTCCCCGGCAATGCCTACTTTGGCCACGTCTTTCAGTAAAAACACCTTCATAATTATCCTTGTATGCTAGCAATAGAATTGACGTTGTTCGATAGTGCACTCGGCACAAGACAGAGTTGAGTATAGAAAAAAACAAAGCGGTTGAGAACTAGAGATATCTATCAATCATACGTTGATGTGATCCGTCT encodes the following:
- the rplI gene encoding 50S ribosomal protein L9 translates to MKVFLLKDVAKVGIAGEMVKVSDGFAANYLFPKKLAEQVTPHNESSFAKRVKVIQDRKTAIATETSMLAEKIRSLKLILKRKVHDDGKLYGSVSPMEVMELLADEGVKVAKNQVIFDKNIKEKGVHHITIKLSSRLQPTVLLKIVPEQD